Proteins encoded by one window of Mycolicibacterium sp. ND9-15:
- a CDS encoding arginine repressor codes for MTSAVTRAGRQARIVSILSSRSVHSQTELATLLAEDGIEVTQATLSRDLEELGAVKLRGADGGVGVYVVPEDGSPVRGVAGGTERMSRLLAELLVSTDASGNLAILRTPPGAAHYLASAMDRAALPFVVGTVAGDDTILVVAREPMSGAELATKLERIRQKETC; via the coding sequence ATGACTTCCGCGGTCACCCGAGCGGGCAGGCAGGCCCGCATCGTGTCAATCCTGTCGTCGCGCTCGGTGCACAGCCAAACCGAACTGGCCACCCTGCTGGCCGAGGACGGGATCGAGGTCACGCAGGCCACGCTGTCGCGCGATCTGGAGGAACTCGGCGCGGTGAAACTGCGCGGCGCCGACGGCGGGGTCGGCGTGTACGTCGTCCCCGAGGACGGCAGCCCGGTGCGCGGCGTAGCCGGTGGCACCGAACGGATGTCGCGGCTGCTGGCCGAGTTGCTGGTGTCGACCGACGCCAGCGGCAACCTGGCGATCCTGCGGACCCCACCCGGGGCGGCGCACTATCTGGCCAGCGCGATGGACCGCGCGGCACTCCCGTTTGTCGTCGGCACCGTCGCCGGCGACGACACCATCCTGGTAGTCGCGCGTGAGCCGATGAGCGGCGCCGAACTGGCGACCAAACTCGAGAGAATTCGACAAAAGGAGACTTGCTGA
- the argF gene encoding ornithine carbamoyltransferase has protein sequence MSLRHFLRDDDLSPDEQAEVLELAARLKAQPFTRRPLEGPSGVAVIFDKNSTRTRFSFEMGIAQLGGHAVVVDGRSTQLGRDETLEDTGRVLSRYVKAIVWRTFAQDRLTAMAAGATVPIVNALSDEFHPCQVLADLQTLTERKNRLVGLRMTYLGDGANNMAHSLMLGGVTAGVHVTIAAPGGFQPHPDFVDAAQKRASDTGATVTVTEDANAAADGADVLVTDTWTSMGQEDDGLDRVGPFRPYQVNSDLLALADAEAVVLHCLPAHRGEEITDDVIDGPQSAVWDEAENRLHAQKALLVWLLERAR, from the coding sequence ATGAGCCTGAGGCATTTCCTGCGCGACGACGACCTGAGTCCCGATGAGCAGGCCGAGGTTCTCGAGCTGGCGGCCCGGCTCAAAGCGCAGCCGTTCACCCGTCGCCCGCTCGAGGGTCCGAGCGGGGTCGCGGTCATCTTCGACAAGAACTCCACCCGCACCCGGTTCTCCTTCGAGATGGGCATCGCCCAACTCGGCGGCCACGCCGTCGTCGTCGACGGCCGCAGCACCCAACTCGGCCGCGACGAGACGTTGGAGGACACCGGGCGGGTGCTCTCGCGCTACGTCAAGGCCATCGTGTGGCGCACCTTCGCCCAGGACCGGCTGACCGCGATGGCCGCGGGCGCAACGGTGCCGATCGTCAACGCGCTCTCCGACGAGTTCCACCCGTGCCAGGTGCTCGCCGATCTGCAGACGCTCACCGAGCGCAAGAACCGACTGGTGGGCCTGCGGATGACCTACCTCGGCGACGGCGCCAACAACATGGCCCACTCGCTGATGCTGGGCGGCGTGACAGCGGGCGTGCACGTCACGATTGCGGCGCCCGGCGGCTTCCAACCGCATCCGGACTTCGTCGACGCGGCGCAGAAGCGCGCCTCGGATACCGGTGCGACGGTCACTGTCACCGAGGACGCGAATGCCGCGGCCGACGGCGCCGACGTACTCGTCACCGACACCTGGACGTCGATGGGGCAGGAGGACGACGGCTTGGACCGGGTCGGGCCGTTCCGGCCGTATCAGGTCAACTCCGATCTGTTGGCACTCGCTGATGCTGAAGCCGTTGTGCTGCATTGCCTTCCGGCCCACCGCGGTGAAGAGATCACCGACGACGTGATCGACGGGCCGCAGAGCGCGGTGTGGGACGAGGCCGAGAACCGGCTGCACGCACAGAAGGCGCTGCTGGTGTGGCTCCTGGAGCGTGCGAGATGA
- a CDS encoding acetylornithine transaminase: MTLLERWQAVMMDNYGTPALALASGDGAVVTDVDGKTYVDLLGGIAVNILGHRHPAVIEAVTAQLNTLGHTSNLYATEPGIALAEALVALLGADPAKVFFCNSGAEANEVAFKITRLTGRTKLVAAHGAFHGRTMGSLALTGQPAKRAPFEPLPGYVTHVPYGDVDALRAAVDDETAAVFLEPIMGEGGVVVPPAGYLVAAREITATHNALLVLDEVQTGMGRTGAFFAHQHDGITPDIVTLAKGLGGGLPIGACIATGTTAGLLTPGLHGSTFGGNPVCTAAALAVLRVLADDDLIGRADVLGKTLSTGIEALGHPLVDHVRGRGLLRGVVLTAEAAKPVEAAARDAGFLVNAAAPDVIRLAPPLIITDSQIDDFLAVLPAVLDKGAAS, from the coding sequence GTGACTCTGCTGGAGCGGTGGCAGGCCGTGATGATGGACAACTACGGTACCCCGGCACTGGCGTTAGCCAGCGGCGACGGCGCCGTGGTGACCGACGTCGACGGCAAGACCTACGTGGATCTGCTCGGCGGTATCGCTGTCAACATCCTCGGCCACCGGCACCCGGCGGTGATCGAAGCGGTCACCGCACAACTCAACACGCTGGGCCACACGTCGAACCTGTATGCGACCGAACCCGGTATCGCGCTGGCCGAAGCGCTGGTCGCCCTACTCGGCGCCGACCCGGCGAAGGTGTTCTTCTGCAACTCGGGCGCCGAGGCCAACGAGGTCGCCTTCAAGATCACCCGGCTCACCGGGCGCACGAAACTCGTCGCCGCACACGGCGCGTTCCACGGCCGCACGATGGGGTCACTGGCGCTGACCGGTCAGCCCGCCAAGCGGGCGCCGTTCGAGCCGCTGCCCGGTTACGTCACCCACGTGCCGTACGGCGACGTCGATGCGCTGAGAGCGGCCGTCGATGACGAGACCGCGGCGGTGTTCCTCGAGCCGATCATGGGCGAAGGCGGCGTCGTGGTCCCGCCCGCCGGCTACCTCGTCGCCGCCCGCGAGATCACCGCAACACACAACGCGCTGCTGGTACTCGACGAGGTGCAGACCGGAATGGGCCGCACCGGAGCGTTTTTCGCCCACCAGCACGACGGCATCACCCCCGACATCGTCACCCTGGCCAAGGGGCTCGGTGGCGGCTTGCCGATCGGGGCCTGCATCGCGACCGGCACCACGGCCGGCTTGCTGACACCGGGGCTGCACGGCAGCACGTTCGGCGGCAACCCCGTCTGCACCGCGGCCGCGCTCGCGGTGCTGCGGGTACTCGCCGACGACGATCTGATCGGCCGGGCCGACGTGCTCGGCAAGACGCTGTCGACCGGCATCGAAGCACTGGGGCATCCGCTCGTGGACCACGTGCGGGGCCGCGGGTTGCTGCGCGGTGTCGTGTTGACCGCCGAGGCCGCCAAACCCGTCGAGGCCGCCGCGCGCGACGCCGGGTTCCTGGTCAACGCCGCCGCGCCCGACGTGATCCGGCTGGCGCCGCCGCTGATCATCACCGACTCCCAGATCGACGACTTCCTCGCCGTGCTGCCCGCGGTCCTCGACAAGGGCGCCGCGTCATGA
- the argB gene encoding acetylglutamate kinase has translation MSVETPVKAKVLAAALPWLKQLHGKIVVIKYGGNAMTDDVLKEAFAADMVFLRNCGVHPVVVHGGGPQISAMLKRLGIQGDFKGGFRVTTPEVLDVARMVLFGQVGRELVGLINAHGPYAVGVTGEDAQLFTAVRRSVTVDGVATDIGLVGDVEQVNAGSLLDLIAAGRIPVVSTIAPDTEGVVHNINADTAAAALAEALGAEKLLILTDVEGLYTNWPDRGSLVSEIDSGALTQLLPTLEAGMVPKIEACLRAVAGGVPSAHVIDGRVEHCVLVELLTDEGTGTKVVSE, from the coding sequence ATGAGCGTCGAAACCCCGGTCAAGGCAAAGGTTCTGGCCGCTGCGCTGCCGTGGCTCAAACAGCTGCACGGCAAGATCGTGGTGATCAAGTACGGCGGCAACGCGATGACCGACGACGTGCTCAAGGAAGCCTTCGCCGCCGACATGGTCTTTCTGCGCAACTGCGGAGTGCATCCGGTCGTCGTACACGGTGGGGGTCCGCAGATCAGCGCGATGCTCAAACGCCTGGGCATCCAGGGCGATTTCAAGGGCGGGTTCCGGGTCACCACGCCGGAGGTGCTGGACGTCGCACGGATGGTGCTGTTCGGTCAGGTCGGCCGGGAACTGGTCGGGTTGATCAACGCCCACGGCCCGTACGCGGTCGGGGTCACCGGCGAGGACGCCCAGTTGTTCACCGCGGTGCGGCGCAGTGTCACGGTCGACGGGGTGGCCACCGACATCGGCCTGGTCGGCGACGTCGAGCAGGTCAACGCCGGGTCACTGCTGGACCTGATTGCCGCCGGCCGGATCCCGGTGGTGTCCACCATCGCTCCCGACACCGAGGGGGTGGTGCACAACATCAACGCCGACACCGCTGCGGCCGCGCTGGCGGAGGCGCTGGGCGCCGAGAAGCTGCTGATACTGACCGACGTCGAGGGCCTGTACACGAACTGGCCGGACCGCGGCTCACTGGTCAGCGAAATCGATTCCGGCGCACTGACTCAGCTGCTGCCGACACTGGAGGCCGGGATGGTGCCGAAGATCGAGGCATGCTTGCGTGCGGTCGCGGGCGGCGTGCCGAGCGCACATGTCATCGACGGCCGGGTCGAACACTGCGTGCTGGTCGAACTGCTCACCGACGAGGGCACGGGCACGAAGGTGGTGAGCGAGTGA
- the argJ gene encoding bifunctional glutamate N-acetyltransferase/amino-acid acetyltransferase ArgJ: MTSAETRLVHTQGVTAPEGFRATGIAAGIKASGALDLALVFNEGPDYAAAGLFTRNQVKAAPVLWSRQVLTTGRLRAVILNSGGANACTGPQGFQDTHATAEAVAKALSGWGTETGAIEVAVCSTGLIGNRLPMDKVLPGVTEIVHELAGGLTGGEEAARAIMTTDTVPKQVALHHADNWTVGGMAKGAGMIAPSLATMLCVLTTDAVADAAALDDALRKAAALTFDRLDVDGSCSTNDSLLLLSSGASAIRPSQSELDDAILRVCDDLCRQLQADAEGVTKRIVVTVTGAASEDDALHGARLVARDSLVKTALFGSDPNWGRVLAAIGMAPFKVDPERITVAFNGVPVWHDGAPQPGARELDLCGADISVTIDLADGSAQASIRTTDLSHGYVEENSAYSS, translated from the coding sequence GTGACCTCGGCGGAGACCCGGCTCGTGCACACCCAGGGCGTCACCGCGCCCGAGGGTTTCCGAGCGACGGGAATCGCCGCGGGCATCAAGGCGTCGGGAGCGTTGGATCTGGCGCTGGTGTTCAACGAGGGTCCGGACTACGCCGCAGCGGGCCTGTTCACCCGCAACCAGGTCAAGGCCGCTCCGGTGCTGTGGAGTCGGCAGGTGCTCACCACGGGCCGGCTGCGCGCGGTGATCCTGAACTCCGGTGGCGCCAACGCCTGCACCGGGCCCCAGGGTTTTCAGGACACCCATGCCACCGCAGAGGCCGTGGCAAAGGCGTTGAGTGGTTGGGGTACCGAGACGGGAGCGATCGAGGTCGCGGTCTGTTCGACCGGGCTGATCGGCAACCGGCTACCGATGGACAAGGTGCTCCCCGGCGTGACCGAGATCGTGCACGAGCTGGCGGGCGGGCTCACCGGCGGTGAGGAGGCCGCACGAGCCATCATGACCACCGACACCGTTCCCAAACAGGTTGCGCTGCACCACGCGGACAACTGGACCGTCGGCGGGATGGCGAAAGGCGCGGGCATGATCGCGCCGTCACTGGCCACCATGCTGTGTGTGCTCACCACCGACGCCGTCGCCGATGCCGCCGCGCTGGACGATGCGCTGCGCAAGGCCGCGGCGCTCACGTTCGACCGCCTCGACGTCGACGGCAGCTGCTCCACCAACGATTCGCTGCTGCTGCTGTCCTCCGGCGCAAGCGCGATCAGGCCCAGCCAGAGTGAACTCGACGACGCGATACTGCGCGTGTGCGACGACCTGTGCCGGCAACTGCAGGCCGACGCCGAGGGGGTGACCAAGCGCATCGTCGTCACGGTGACGGGCGCGGCCTCCGAGGACGACGCGCTGCACGGTGCCCGCCTCGTCGCGCGTGACAGCCTGGTCAAGACCGCGTTGTTCGGATCCGACCCGAACTGGGGCCGCGTGCTGGCGGCCATCGGCATGGCCCCGTTCAAGGTGGACCCCGAGCGGATCACGGTGGCGTTCAACGGAGTTCCGGTCTGGCATGATGGTGCACCCCAGCCGGGCGCGCGGGAACTAGATCTCTGCGGCGCTGACATCAGCGTCACGATCGACCTTGCCGATGGGTCGGCGCAGGCCTCGATCCGGACCACCGACCTGTCGCACGGCTACGTCGAAGAGAACTCGGCGTACAGTTCATGA
- the argC gene encoding N-acetyl-gamma-glutamyl-phosphate reductase, whose product MVSVAVAGASGYAGGEILRLLLGHPAYADGRLTIGALTAAASAGAPLAEHHPHLLPLSSRVLEPTDTDALSGHDVVFLGLPHGHSAALAEQLGDETLIVDCGADFRLTDAVAWQRFYGSTHAGSWPYGLPELPGARERLRGAKRIAVPGCYPTAALLALWPAVADDLIEPAVTVVSVSGASGAGRAAKTDLLGAEVIGSARAYNIGGKHRHTPEIAQGLGAVTDKNVTVSFTPVLIPTSRGILATCTARTTAPLSELRAAYEKAYDAEPFVHLLPEGQLPKTGAVLGSNAAQLAVAVDEEAQTFIGIAAIDNLVKGTGGAAVQSMNLALGWPETEGLSIVGVAP is encoded by the coding sequence ATGGTTTCTGTGGCGGTGGCCGGTGCCAGCGGATATGCCGGCGGTGAGATCCTACGACTCCTGCTCGGTCACCCCGCATACGCCGACGGACGGCTGACGATCGGGGCGCTGACCGCCGCCGCGAGCGCGGGGGCTCCGCTGGCCGAGCACCATCCGCATCTGCTGCCGCTGTCCAGCCGAGTGCTCGAACCCACCGACACAGACGCCCTGAGCGGCCACGACGTGGTCTTCCTGGGGCTGCCGCACGGACATTCGGCCGCGTTGGCCGAGCAACTCGGGGACGAGACGCTGATCGTCGACTGCGGTGCCGACTTCCGGCTCACCGATGCCGTGGCGTGGCAGCGGTTCTACGGGTCGACGCACGCGGGGAGCTGGCCGTACGGCCTGCCGGAGCTGCCGGGCGCCCGCGAGCGGCTGCGCGGTGCGAAGCGGATCGCGGTGCCCGGCTGCTATCCGACCGCGGCGCTGCTGGCGCTGTGGCCCGCGGTCGCCGACGACCTCATCGAGCCCGCCGTCACCGTGGTGTCCGTCAGCGGCGCCTCGGGTGCGGGCCGGGCGGCCAAGACCGACCTGCTCGGCGCCGAGGTGATCGGCTCCGCGCGGGCTTACAACATCGGCGGCAAGCATCGGCACACCCCGGAGATCGCGCAGGGCCTCGGAGCGGTCACCGACAAGAACGTCACCGTGTCGTTCACACCGGTGCTGATCCCCACCTCTCGCGGCATCTTGGCCACCTGCACCGCGCGCACGACGGCACCGCTGTCGGAGCTTCGCGCCGCCTATGAAAAGGCTTATGACGCCGAACCTTTCGTGCACCTGCTGCCCGAGGGCCAGCTGCCGAAGACCGGCGCCGTGCTCGGCAGCAACGCCGCGCAACTGGCCGTCGCCGTGGACGAGGAGGCGCAGACCTTCATCGGCATCGCCGCGATCGACAACTTGGTCAAAGGTACCGGCGGCGCCGCCGTGCAGTCGATGAACCTGGCGCTGGGCTGGCCCGAGACCGAGGGGCTTTCGATTGTGGGAGTGGCACCGTGA
- the pheT gene encoding phenylalanine--tRNA ligase subunit beta: MRLPYSWLRDVVQAGAPGWDVDPYELEQTLIRIGHEVEEVIPVGPVTGPLTVGRVAEIEELTEFKKPIRAVKVDVGEPELRDIVCGATNFVVGDLVVAALPGTVLPGDFTIASRKTYGRISDGMICSTAELNLGTDHSGILVLPPGTAEPGTPAAEVLGLDDVVFHLAITPDRGYCLSVRGMAREIAIAYDLDYVDPAAVTPLPAQGEALPVTIDGGTGVLRFGLRPVSGIDPAAVSPWWLQRRLLLSGIRAISPAVDVTNYVMLELGHPMHAHDRSLIKGGFRVRFAGPGETVVTLDDVERRLDPTDVLIVDDAATAAIGGVMGAGTTEVRESTTDVLLEAAVWDPAAVSRTQRRLRLYSEAGRRYERSVDPAISVAALDRCATLLAEIANGTAEPTLTDWRGEPPRDDWSLPPVTMAIDLPGRTAGVEYAAGTAERRLTQIGAHVVVADGHLTATPPSWRPDLGQPADLVEEVLRLEDLERIPSVLPLAPAGRGLSPVQKRRRAIGKSLGLNGYVEVLPTPFLPAGVFDQWGLPADDIRRTTTNVLNPLESDRPQLATTLLPGLLEALSRNVSRGTVDVALFAIQQVVEPASEIGVPERIPTDRPPTRDEIAALDASLPRQPQHVGVVLAGLREPTGPWGPGRQAQAADAFEAVRVIARAAGVELNLRPAQYLPWHPGRCAEVVLGDRESGIVVGHAGELHPAVVERSGLPNRTCALELDLDAVPIVERLPAPLVSPFPAVFQDISLVVDENVAAADVVDAVRAGAGPLLEDVRLFDVYTGPQIGAGRKSLAFSLRFRAADRTLTEDEASAAREAAVTLAGARVGAEQRR; this comes from the coding sequence ATGCGGCTGCCGTACAGCTGGCTGCGCGACGTCGTGCAGGCGGGCGCTCCGGGCTGGGACGTGGATCCCTACGAACTCGAGCAGACGCTGATCCGCATCGGTCACGAGGTCGAGGAGGTCATCCCGGTCGGACCGGTCACGGGCCCGCTGACCGTCGGGCGGGTGGCCGAGATCGAGGAGCTCACCGAGTTCAAGAAGCCGATCCGCGCCGTCAAGGTGGATGTGGGTGAGCCCGAGTTGCGTGACATCGTCTGCGGAGCAACCAATTTCGTTGTCGGCGATCTGGTCGTGGCGGCGCTGCCCGGTACCGTGCTGCCGGGTGACTTCACAATCGCCAGCCGCAAGACCTATGGCCGCATCTCCGACGGGATGATCTGCTCGACGGCCGAACTCAACCTCGGCACCGACCATTCCGGCATCCTGGTGCTCCCGCCAGGCACCGCCGAACCGGGCACACCGGCAGCCGAGGTGCTCGGTCTCGACGACGTCGTCTTTCACTTGGCGATCACACCCGACCGCGGCTACTGCCTGTCGGTGCGCGGCATGGCCCGCGAGATCGCGATCGCCTACGACCTCGACTACGTCGACCCCGCCGCCGTCACGCCCCTGCCCGCACAGGGTGAGGCGCTGCCGGTGACCATCGACGGGGGCACCGGCGTGCTGCGCTTCGGGTTGCGACCGGTGAGCGGCATCGACCCGGCCGCGGTGTCGCCGTGGTGGTTACAGCGACGACTGTTGCTGTCCGGCATTCGGGCGATCTCGCCCGCGGTGGACGTCACCAACTACGTGATGCTCGAACTCGGCCACCCGATGCACGCCCACGACCGGTCGCTGATCAAGGGCGGATTCCGCGTGCGGTTCGCCGGACCGGGGGAGACCGTCGTCACCCTCGACGACGTCGAGCGCCGCCTCGACCCGACCGACGTGCTGATCGTCGACGACGCCGCGACCGCCGCGATCGGCGGCGTGATGGGTGCGGGCACCACCGAAGTACGCGAGAGCACCACCGACGTGCTGCTCGAAGCCGCGGTGTGGGATCCGGCCGCCGTATCGCGTACACAGCGTCGGCTTCGCCTCTACAGCGAGGCCGGCCGGCGATACGAGCGCAGCGTCGACCCCGCGATATCGGTCGCCGCGTTGGACCGATGCGCCACGCTGCTGGCCGAAATCGCCAACGGCACAGCCGAGCCCACGCTGACCGACTGGCGCGGTGAGCCACCCCGGGACGACTGGTCGTTGCCCCCGGTCACGATGGCGATCGACCTGCCTGGCCGCACCGCCGGCGTCGAGTACGCCGCGGGCACCGCCGAGCGGCGGCTCACCCAGATCGGTGCGCACGTCGTCGTCGCCGACGGGCACCTGACCGCCACCCCGCCGAGTTGGCGGCCCGACCTGGGCCAGCCCGCCGACCTCGTCGAAGAGGTGCTGCGCCTGGAGGACCTGGAAAGGATCCCGTCGGTGTTGCCGCTGGCTCCGGCCGGCCGCGGCCTGAGCCCGGTGCAGAAGCGCCGCCGCGCAATCGGGAAGTCGTTGGGGCTCAACGGTTACGTGGAGGTCCTGCCCACCCCGTTCCTGCCCGCGGGCGTATTCGACCAGTGGGGTCTGCCGGCGGACGACATCCGGCGGACGACGACCAACGTGCTCAACCCGTTGGAGTCCGATCGCCCGCAGCTGGCCACCACACTACTGCCGGGTCTGCTGGAGGCATTGAGCCGCAACGTGTCCCGCGGCACCGTCGATGTCGCCCTGTTCGCGATCCAACAGGTTGTCGAGCCGGCGTCGGAGATCGGCGTCCCCGAGCGGATCCCGACCGACCGACCGCCCACCCGCGACGAGATCGCGGCGCTGGACGCATCGCTACCCAGGCAGCCGCAGCACGTCGGCGTCGTACTGGCGGGCCTGCGCGAGCCGACGGGCCCGTGGGGTCCTGGCCGCCAGGCGCAAGCCGCCGACGCGTTCGAGGCGGTACGGGTGATCGCACGCGCGGCCGGTGTCGAGTTGAACTTGCGACCCGCGCAGTACCTACCGTGGCATCCGGGCCGCTGCGCCGAGGTGGTCCTGGGTGACCGGGAGAGCGGCATCGTCGTCGGGCATGCCGGGGAACTGCACCCCGCGGTCGTCGAGAGGTCGGGTCTGCCCAACCGGACTTGCGCGCTCGAACTGGATCTGGACGCCGTGCCCATCGTCGAGAGGCTCCCGGCACCGTTGGTGTCGCCGTTCCCCGCGGTGTTCCAGGACATCAGCCTCGTCGTCGATGAGAACGTCGCCGCGGCCGACGTGGTCGACGCCGTTCGGGCCGGCGCCGGGCCGCTACTCGAGGATGTCCGGTTGTTCGATGTCTATACCGGCCCGCAGATCGGCGCGGGCCGCAAGTCGTTGGCTTTCTCGCTGCGCTTCCGCGCCGCCGATCGCACACTGACCGAGGACGAGGCCAGCGCCGCGCGCGAGGCGGCGGTCACCCTCGCGGGCGCCCGCGTCGGCGCCGAACAGCGCCGCTAG
- the pheS gene encoding phenylalanine--tRNA ligase subunit alpha: protein MADQPREKVETSSDDTLTKAVSAARHAFDVASDLDALARAKTEHLGDRSPIASARQSLGSLAKAERADAGKRVNVARAAAQRAYDERLATLREERDAAVLVSERIDVTLPSTRQAIGARHPITILGERIADTFVAMGWELAEGPEVEAEQFNFDALNFPPDHPARSEQDTFHIAPEGSRQVLRTHTSPVQIRTLLERELPVYIVSIGRTFRTDELDATHTPVFHQVEGLAVDKGLTMAHLRGTLDAFARSEFGPHGRTRFRPHFFPFTEPSAEVDIWFENKKGGPGWVEWGGCGMVNPNVLRACGIDPDIYSGFAFGMGLERTLQFRNGIPDMRDMVEGDVRFSLPFGVGA, encoded by the coding sequence GTGGCTGATCAGCCCCGGGAAAAGGTCGAAACCTCATCGGATGACACGCTGACCAAGGCGGTCAGTGCGGCTCGGCATGCGTTCGACGTGGCGAGCGATCTCGATGCGCTCGCGCGCGCGAAGACCGAGCATCTCGGTGACCGGTCGCCGATCGCGTCGGCACGCCAGTCGCTCGGCTCGCTGGCCAAGGCCGAGAGGGCCGATGCGGGTAAGCGGGTGAATGTCGCCCGCGCAGCGGCGCAGCGCGCGTATGACGAGCGGTTGGCGACGCTTCGGGAGGAGCGCGATGCCGCGGTGCTGGTGTCCGAGCGCATCGACGTGACCCTGCCGTCGACCCGCCAGGCGATCGGCGCCCGGCACCCGATCACGATCCTGGGCGAGCGCATCGCCGACACGTTCGTCGCGATGGGCTGGGAGTTGGCCGAGGGCCCCGAGGTCGAGGCCGAGCAGTTCAATTTCGACGCCCTGAACTTCCCGCCCGATCACCCCGCGCGCAGCGAGCAGGACACGTTCCACATCGCGCCGGAGGGTTCGCGGCAGGTGCTGCGTACCCACACCTCGCCGGTGCAGATCCGAACGCTGCTCGAGCGCGAGTTGCCGGTCTACATCGTCTCGATCGGCCGCACGTTTCGCACCGACGAACTCGACGCCACCCACACCCCGGTGTTCCACCAGGTCGAGGGCCTCGCCGTGGACAAGGGCCTCACGATGGCGCATCTGCGCGGCACGCTGGACGCGTTCGCCCGCTCTGAGTTCGGCCCGCACGGCCGCACCCGTTTCCGGCCGCACTTCTTCCCGTTCACCGAGCCGTCGGCCGAGGTCGACATCTGGTTCGAGAACAAGAAGGGCGGGCCGGGCTGGGTCGAGTGGGGCGGCTGCGGCATGGTCAATCCGAATGTGTTGCGCGCCTGCGGGATCGACCCCGACATCTACTCCGGGTTCGCCTTCGGTATGGGTCTGGAGCGAACGCTGCAATTCCGCAACGGGATTCCGGACATGCGCGACATGGTCGAGGGCGACGTGCGGTTCTCGCTGCCGTTCGGGGTAGGAGCCTGA
- a CDS encoding adenylate/guanylate cyclase domain-containing protein, which yields MDVGPFERSTGPLGWLKDTNRNESVIAFLRRTRRALPGDPEFGDPLSADGVGGPRAAARAADRLLQRNAATREVSLGALQVWQALTERVSGKPANREATLVFTDLVGFSAWSLNAGDEATLRLLRWVSQVVEPPLLEAGGHIVKRMGDGLMAVFYDPATAVRAAIAAREAVKAVDVDGYTPRMRVGVHTGHPQRIGSDWLGVDVNIAARVMERATRGELMVSQATLERLSEEDFESLDVTAKRVRRQLFTPRVAGMPEDLALYRLSPRRQSDAEHSDD from the coding sequence GTGGATGTCGGGCCGTTCGAGAGGTCGACCGGGCCGCTGGGCTGGCTGAAGGACACCAATCGCAACGAGAGCGTCATCGCGTTTCTCCGACGGACGCGGCGCGCGTTGCCCGGTGATCCCGAGTTCGGGGACCCGCTGTCGGCCGACGGGGTGGGCGGACCGCGCGCGGCCGCCCGCGCCGCCGATCGGCTGCTGCAACGAAACGCCGCCACCCGTGAGGTGAGCCTTGGTGCGCTGCAGGTGTGGCAGGCGCTCACCGAGCGCGTGTCGGGGAAGCCGGCCAATCGCGAGGCAACGCTGGTCTTCACCGATCTGGTCGGCTTCTCGGCGTGGTCGCTGAACGCCGGCGACGAGGCCACACTGCGGCTGTTGCGCTGGGTGTCACAGGTTGTCGAGCCGCCCTTGCTGGAAGCCGGCGGGCACATCGTCAAGCGTATGGGCGACGGCCTCATGGCGGTGTTCTACGATCCAGCGACGGCGGTGCGGGCCGCGATCGCCGCGCGCGAGGCGGTGAAAGCCGTCGACGTCGACGGCTACACACCGCGGATGCGAGTCGGGGTGCACACCGGCCATCCGCAGCGGATCGGCTCGGACTGGCTGGGCGTCGACGTCAACATCGCCGCGCGGGTGATGGAACGTGCGACCCGGGGCGAGCTCATGGTCTCGCAGGCCACCTTGGAACGACTATCCGAGGAGGACTTTGAGTCGCTCGACGTGACGGCGAAACGGGTTCGGCGCCAATTGTTCACACCGCGCGTAGCGGGCATGCCAGAGGATCTCGCGCTGTATCGCCTCAGCCCCCGCAGGCAGTCGGACGCCGAGCACTCCGACGACTAG